A single genomic interval of Lucilia cuprina isolate Lc7/37 chromosome 2, ASM2204524v1, whole genome shotgun sequence harbors:
- the LOC111677527 gene encoding angiotensin-converting enzyme-like produces the protein MKLLVVTLMASLALCHCAVKEEITAAEYLKNLNAEIAKRTNLETEASWAYGSNITDENERIKNEVSAEVAKFMKEVSLDIQKFNWRTYQSDDLRRQFKKLSTLGYAALSEQDYAELLSTLSAMESNFAKVRVCDYEDKTKCDLSLDPEIEMVISKSRDPEKLKYYWREFYDKAGAPTRKNFEKYIELNTKAAKLNGHKSGAEMWLAEYEDSTFEQQLEDIFEDIKPLYHQVHGYVRYRLRQHYGDDVVSETGPIPMHLLGNMWAQKWGNIADIVSPFPEKPLVDVSDEMVKQGYTPLKMFQMGDDFFTSMGLKKLPQTFWDKSILEKPTDGRDLVCHASAWDFFLVDDVRIKQCTRVTQSQFFTVHHELGHIQYYLQYQHQPFVYRAGANPGFHEAVGDVLSLSVSTPKHLERVGLLKNYVRDDEARINQLFLTALDKIVFLPFAFTMDKYRWALFRGEVDKSEWNCAFWKLREEYSGIEPPVVRNETDFDAPAKYHVSADIEYLRYLVSFIIQFQFYKSACIKAGQYDPTNPELPLDNCDIYGSLAAGEALERMLSMGASKPWPDALEAFNGERTMTGKAIAEYFEPLRVWLEAENKKNNVHIGWTKSDKCVSA, from the exons ATGAAATTGTTAGTTGTTACCCTAATGGCCAGTTTGGCG CTCTGCCACTGTGCCGTCAAAGAGGAAATCACCGCCGCTGAATACTTGAAGAACCTTAATGCTGAAATAGCCAAACGCACCAATCTAGAGACTGAGGCCTCATGGGCCTATGGTTCGAATATAACCGATGAAAATGAACGCATTAAAAATGAAGTTTCTGCTGAGGTGGCTAAATTCATGAAAGAAGTTTCTTTGGATATTCAAAAGTTCAATTGGCGCACCTACCAATCGGATGATTTGAGACgtcaattcaaaaaattatcCACTTTAGGTTATGCAGCTCTATCCGAGCAAGATTATGCTGAACTTTTGAGTACTTTGTCTGCGATGGAATCGAACTTTGCCAAGGTACGCGTTTGCGATTATGAGGATAAGACCAAGTGTGATTTGTCTTTGGATCCAGAAATCGAAATGGTTATTAGTAAGAGTCGTGATCCTGAGAAATTGAAATACTATTGGCGTGAGTTCTATGATAAGGCTGGTGCTCCTACACGTAAAAATTTCGAGAAATATATTGAATTGAACACTAAGGCAGCTAAATTGAATG GACATAAATCCGGCGCTGAAATGTGGTTGGCAGAATATGAAGACTCTACCTTTGAACAACAATTGGAAGATATTTTCGAAGATATTAAACCTTTGTACCATCAAGTTCATGGTTATGTTCGCTATCGTTTGCGTCAACACTATGGTGATGATGTTGTTTCTGAAACTGGTCCCATTCCCATGCATTTGCTCGGTAATATGTGGGCTCAAAAGTGGGGTAATATTGCCGATATTGTTTCACCATTCCCCGAAAAACCTTTAGTTGATGTTAGCGATGAAATGGTTAAACAAGGTTATACTCCCCTGAAAATGTTCCAAATGGGTGATGATTTCTTTACCTCTATGGGTTTAAAGAAATTGCCACA AACCTTCTGGGATAAGAGTATCTTGGAAAAACCCACCGATGGTCGTGATTTAGTTTGCCACGCTTCCGCCTGGGACTTTTTCTTGGTCGACGATGTGCGCATAAAGCAGTGTACTCGCGTTACTCAAAGTCAATTCTTTACCGTTCACCATGAATTGGGTCACATTCAATATTACTTGCAATACCAACATCAACCTTTCGTCTACCGTGCTGGTGCCAATCCCGGTTTCCATGAAGCTGTTGGTGATGTTTTGTCTTTGTCCGTCTCTACGCCCAAACATTTGGAACGTGTTGGTTTGCTAAAGAACTACGTGCGTGATGATGAAGCTCGCATTAATCAATTGTTCTTGACT GCCTTGGATAAGATTGTCTTCTTGCCATTTGCCTTCACTATGGATAAATATCGTTGGGCTTTGTTCCGCGGCGAAGTTGATAAGTCAGAGTGGAATTGTGCTTTCTGGAAATTGCGTGAAGAATACTCTGGTATTGAACCTCCAGTAGTACGTAATGAAACAGATTTCGATGCTCCTGCTAAATACCACGTCTCTGCTGATATTGAATATTTGAGATATTTGGTCTCGTTCATCATTCAATTCCAATTCTATAAGTCTGCTTGCATTAAGGCCGGTCAATATGATCCCACCAACCCTGAGTTGCCTTTGGATAATTGTGATATTTATGGCAGTTTGGCTGCTGGTGAAGCTTTGGA GAGAATGTTGTCCATGGGTGCCTCCAAACCCTGGCCCGATGCACTGGAAGCTTTCAATGGTGAACGCACTATGACTGGCAAGGCTATTGCTGAATATTTCGAACCTTTGCGTGTTTGGTTGGAAGCTGAGAATAAGAAGAACAATGTTCATATTGGTTGGACCAAATCGGATA aatgCGTTTCAGCATAA
- the LOC111677497 gene encoding angiotensin-converting enzyme-like yields the protein MKLLVVTLMASLALCHCAVKEEITAAEYLKNLNAEIAKRTNWKTEASWAYGSNITDENERIKNEVSAEVAKYMKEVSVDIKKFNWRTYQSEDLRRQFKKLSTLGYAALSEQDYDELLSTLSAMESNFAKVRVCDYKNNTKCDLSLDPEIEEVIVKSRDPEELKYYWREFYDKAGAPTRKNFEKYIELNTKAAKLNGYNSGAEMWLSAYEDPNFEQQLEDIFEDIKPLYHQVHGYVRYRLRQYYGDDVVSETGPIPMHLLGNMWAQTWGNIAEIVSPFPEKPLVDVSDEMVKQGYTPLKMFQMGDDFFTSMGLKKLPQTFWDKSILEKPTDGRDLVCHASAWDFFVTDDVRIKQCTRVTQDQFFTVHHELGHIQYYLQYQHQPFVYRTGANPGFHEAVGDVLSLSVSTPKHLERVGLLKNYVRDDEARINQLFLTALDKIAFLPFAFTMDKYRWALFRGQVDKSEWNCAFWKLREEYSGIEPPVVRNETDFDAPAKYHVSADVEYLRYLVSFIIQFQFYKSACIKAGQYDPTNPELPLDNCDIYGSLAAGEAMEKMLSMGASKPWPDALEAFNGERTMTGKAIAEYFEPLRVWLEAENKKNNVHIGWTKSDKCVSA from the exons ATGAAATTGTTAGTTGTTACCCTAATGGCCAGTTTGGCG CTCTGCCACTGTGCCGTCAAAGAGGAAATCACCGCTGCTGAATACTTGAAGAACCTTAATGCTGAAATTGCCAAACGTACCAACTGGAAGACTGAAGCCTCTTGGGCTTATGGTTCGAATATAACCGATGAAAATGAACGCATTAAGAATGAAGTTTCCGCCGAGGTTGCCAAATATATGAAGGAAGTTTCTGTTGATATTAAAAAGTTCAATTGGCGCACCTACCAATCGGAAGATTTGAGACgtcaattcaaaaaattatcCACTTTAGGTTATGCTGCTCTATCCGAGCAAGATTATGATGAACTTTTGAGTACTTTGTCTGCAATGGAATCGAACTTCGCCAAGGTACGCGTTTGtgattataaaaacaataccAAGTGTGATTTGTCTTTGGATCCTGAAATTGAAGAGGTTATTGTCAAGAGCCGTGATCCTGAGGAATTGAAATACTACTGGCGTGAGTTCTATGATAAGGCTGGTGCTCCCACGCGTAAAAATTTCGAGAAATACATTGAATTGAACACCAAGGCTGCTAAATTGAATG GCTACAACTCCGGTGCTGAAATGTGGTTGTCTGCATATGAAGATCCCAATTTTGAACAACAATTGGAAGATATTTTCGAAGATATTAAACCCTTGTATCATCAAGTTCATGGTTATGTTCGCTATCGTTTGCGTCAATACTATGGTGATGATGTTGTTTCTGAAACTGGTCCCATTCCCATGCATTTGCTGGGTAATATGTGGGCTCAAACATGGGGTAATATTGCCGAAATTGTTTCACCATTCCCCGAAAAACCTTTAGTTGATGTTAGCGATGAAATGGTTAAACAAGGTTATACCCCCTTGAAAATGTTCCAAATGGGTGATGATTTCTTTACCTCCATGGGTTTGAAGAAATTGCCACA AACCTTCTGGGATAAGAGTATCTTGGAGAAACCCACCGATGGCCGTGATTTGGTTTGCCACGCTTCCGCTTGGGATTTCTTTGTCACCGATGATGTGCGCATTAAACAATGTACTCGCGTTACTCAAGATCAATTCTTTACCGTCCACCATGAATTGGGTCACATTCAATATTACTTGCAATACCAACATCAACCTTTCGTCTATCGTACTGGTGCCAATCCTGGTTTCCATGAAGCTGTTGGTGATGTTTTGTCTTTGTCTGTCTCTACACCCAAACATTTGGAACGTGTTGGTTTGTTGAAGAACTACGTGCGTGATGATGAAGCTCGCATCAATCAATTGTTCTTGACT GCCTTGGATAAGATCGCCTTCTTGCCTTTCGCCTTCACCATGGATAAATATCGTTGGGCTTTGTTCCGCGGTCAAGTTGATAAGTCCGAATGGAATTGTGCCTTCTGGAAATTGCGTGAAGAATACTCTGGCATTGAACCTCCAGTAGTACGTAACGAAACAGATTTCGATGCTCCTGCCAAATACCACGTTTCTGCTGATGTTGAATATTTGAGATATTTGGTCTCCTTCATCATTCAATTCCAATTCTATAAGTCTGCTTGTATTAAGGCCGGTCAATATGATCCTACCAACCCTGAGTTGCCTTTGGATAACTGTGATATCTATGGTAGTTTGGCTGCTGGTGAAGCTATGGA aaaaatgttgtcCATGGGTGCCTCTAAACCCTGGCCCGATGCATTAGAAGCTTTCAATGGTGAACGTACTATGACTGGCAAGGCTATTGCTGAATATTTCGAACCTTTGCGTGTTTGGTTGGAAGCCGAGAACAAGAAGAACAATGTTCATATTGGTTGGACCAAATCGGATA AATGTGTTTCAGCATAA
- the LOC111677496 gene encoding angiotensin-converting enzyme yields MKLLVVTLLASLALCHCGVKEEITAAEYLKNLNAEIAKRTNLETEASWAYGSNITDENERKKNEISAEVAKYMKEVSLDIQKFNWRTYQSDDLKRQFKMLSKLGYAALSEEDYAELLNTLSSMESNFAKVRVCDYKDETKCDLSLDPEIEEVITKSRDPEELKYYWREFYDKAGAPTRTAFEKYIELNTKAAKLNDYKSGAEMWLAEYEDDTIEQQLEDIFEDIKPLYHQVHGYVRYRLRQHYGDDVVSETGPIPMHLLGNMWAQQWSEIADIVSPFPEKPLIDVSNEMVKQGYTPLKMFQMGDDFFTSMGLKKLPQEFWDKSILEKPTDGRDLVCHASAWDFYLIDDVRIKQCTRVTQDQFFTVHHELGHIQYFLQYQHQPFVYRTGANPGFHEAVGDVLSLSVSTPKHLERVGLLKDYVRDDEARINQLFLTALDKIVFLPFAFTMDKYRWALFRGQVDKSNWNCAFWKLREEYSGIEPPVVRNESDFDAPAKYHVSADVEYLRYLVSFIIQFQFYKSACIKAGQYDPTNPELPLDNCDIYGSLAAGESFEKMLSMGASKPWPDALEAFNGERTMTGKAIAEYFEPLRVWLEAENKKNNVHIGWTKSDKCVSA; encoded by the exons ATGAAATTATTAGTTGTTACACTATTGGCCAGTTTGgcg cTTTGCCATTGCGGTGTCAAAGAGGAAATCACAGCTGCTGAATACCTTAAGAACCTTAATGCTGAAATCGCCAAACGTACCAACTTGGAGACTGAGGCCTCCTGGGCATATGGCTCAAACATTACCGATGAAAATGAACGCAAGAAGAACGAAATTTCCGCCGAAGTAGCCAAGTATATGAAAGAAGTTTCCTTGGATATTCAAAAGTTCAATTGGCGCACCTATCAATCGGACGACTTGAAACgtcaatttaaaatgttgtcCAAATTGGGTTATGCTGCTTTATCCGAAGAAGATTATGCTGAACTTTTGAACACTTTATCTTCGATGGAATCAAACTTTGCCAAGGTACGCGTTTGTGATTATAAGGACGAGACCAAATGTGATTTGTCTTTGGATCCTGAAATCGAAGAGGTTATTACCAAGAGCCGTGATCCCGAGGAATTGAAATACTACTGGCGTGAGTTTTATGATAAGGCTGGTGCTCCCACACGTACCGCTTTTGAGAAGTACATTGAATTGAATACCAAGGCTGCTAAATTGAATG ACTACAAATCTGGCGCTGAAATGTGGTTGGCTGAATACGAGGACGATACCATTGAACAACAATTAGAAGATATTTTCGAAGACATTAAACCTTTGTACCATCAAGTTCATGGTTATGTTCGCTATCGTTTGCGTCAACACTATGGTGATGATGTTGTTTCCGAAACTGGTCCCATTCCTATGCATTTGCTGGGTAATATGTGGGCTCAACAATGGTCTGAAATTGCAGATATTGTTTCACCCTTCCCTGAAAAGCCTTTGATTGATGTTAGCAACGAAATGGTTAAACAAGGTTACACCCCATTGAAAATGTTCCAAATGGGTGATGATTTCTTTACCTCCATGGGTTTGAAGAAATTGCCACA AGAGTTCTGGGATAAGAGTATTTTGGAGAAACCCACCGATGGTCGTGATTTGGTTTGTCATGCTTCTGCCTGGGACTTCTATTTGATCGATGATGTGCGTATTAAGCAATGTACTCGTGTTACTCAAGATCAATTCTTCACTGTTCATCACGAATTGGGTCACATTCAATATTTCTTGCAATACCAACATCAACCTTTCGTCTATCGTACTGGTGCCAATCCTGGTTTCCATGAAGCTGTTGGTGATGTTTTGTCTTTATCTGTCTCTACACCCAAACATTTGGAACGTGTTGGTTTGTTGAAGGACTATGTGCGTGATGATGAAGCTCGCATTAATCAATTGTTCTTGACT GCCTTGGATAAGATTGTTTTCTTGCCTTTTGCCTTCACCATGGATAAATATCGTTGGGCTTTGTTCCGCGGTCAAGTTGATAAATCCAACTGGAATTGTGCTTTCTGGAAATTGCGTGAAGAATACTCTGGCATTGAACCTCCAGTAGTACGTAATGAAAGTGATTTCGATGCCCCTGCTAAATACCACGTCTCTGCTGATGTTGAATATTTGAGATATTTGGTCTCGTTTATCATACAATTCCAATTCTATAAGTCTGCTTGCATTAAGGCCGGTCAATATGACCCCACAAATCCTGAATTGCCTTTGGATAATTGTGATATCTATGGCAGCTTGGCTGCTGGTGAATCTTTCGA aaaaatgttgTCCATGGGTGCCTCCAAACCCTGGCCCGATGCATTGGAAGCTTTCAATGGTGAACGCACTATGACTGGCAAGGCTATTGCTGAATATTTTGAACCTTTGCGTGTTTGGTTGGAAgctgaaaacaaaaagaacaatgttCATATTGGTTGGACCAAATCGGATA aaTGCGTTTCAGCATAA
- the LOC111677534 gene encoding angiotensin-converting enzyme, translated as MDLRFLLLGSLVLFLLVGCQAAIADNELEVSNFLEAVNHRLAFLYNKEVMANWQNEIKGPNDLIAMLQSEIATQQIMRFIHSISTKVAKFKRIPLENKDLKRQLDLIPEVGYEVLPVEDLELLYAVTSNMSDIYKNVKLCSFREKERCDLRLIPEVQNILHSTDDVREIEYYWLEWRRKTGIAAREDFHKFVELYRKTAKMNES; from the exons ATGGACCTACGTTTTCTACTCTTAGGGTCCCTAGTCTTATTCTTGCTGGTCGGTTGTCAAGCCGCTATTGCAGATAATGAATTGGAGGTATCCAACTTTTTGGAAGCGGTCAATCACCGGCTAGCATTTCTCTACAACAAAGAAGTCATGGCCAATTGGCAAAATGAAATCAAGGGACCCAATGATCTAATAGCTATGTTACAGTCTGAGATTGCCACTCAACAGATCATGCGTTTTATTCACAGTATTTCTACAAAAGTGGCAAAATTCAAGAGAATTCCTTTGGAGAATAAAGATTTAAAACGACAATTGGATCTAATACCCGAAGTGGGTTATGAGGTTTTACCCGTGGAAGATTTGGAACTGCTCTATGCTGTTACTAGTAATATgagtgatatttataaaaatgttaaattgtgttCGTTCAGGGAGAAGGAACGTTGTGATTTAAGATTGATACCCGaggttcaaaatattttacactcCACCGATGATGTGCGTGAAATCGAATACTATTGGTTGGAATGGCGTCGTAAGACGGGCATAGCAGCGAGAGAAGATTTTCACAAATTTGTGGAGTTATATCGAAAGACAGCGAAAATGAATG AGTCGTAA